The nucleotide window CGTGGACAGCTCGTCCTCGTACCGCTTGGTCTCGGTGAGCGGCTCGTGGAGGCAGTCGGCGACGAGGAACTCGGCGAGCAGCTTGACCGACTGGTTGACGCTGTCTGCCGCGTCCCGGATGGTCTTGGCGGTCTTTTCGTCGCCCGTGGCCTCGTCGCGCTTCTGCGGGTTGTACCCGTCGAGCCCGGCGCGGGTGGTGACCACCATATTGGTTTCGACGCGGTGCTGGCACGCGGGCACCAGCTTGCGCCCGGGGGTCAGCTTCCCGCGCTTCATGCTCGAGATGTGGACCGAGCACATGCGGCACACCGCGACCGGGGCGACGTGCCGCTGGTGGCACAGCACCGGGATGCGCTCCTTCAGCTCCTCTTCCGTCCACGCCCCGGCGGCGACGAGGGCCGCGGCGGCGTCGTAGATGGTCGTGGTGCGCGGGATCTCCTTGCCGTCGGCGTCGCGGACGACGTTCCCCTGCGCGTCGGTCTTGGGCACCGCGCGGGGCACCTCGACCGGGAACCCGTCGATGACGACGGTGACGAGGTCCCGGAACCGGTCGCGGGTCTCTTTCTCGCGCCGCACGAGCACGTCGTTGTCGTCGCGGGCGAAGAGGGACTCTTCTTCGCGGCCCAGGAAGATGTCGGGATCGGCGATGTCAGGCATGGTGGAACCCGTGTCCTGGCGAGCGAGGGCGCGAGCCCTGGCGTGACCTGTGGCGACGAGGCGATGCGTGCGCTGCGTGGGGGGAGCGGTGCCGGCCCGCTATTCGGCGGGCTTCCGCCCGTTCGCTTTGGGTGCGTCATCGACGAAGTACTCGAGCGCCGTCGCCAGCGGGATCGGGGCCACGTACCCCAGGCCGCAGATCGAGGTGAGCTGGAGCGTCTTCGTGATCTCTTTCACGTCCTTCTTGATCGCGGCCAGGTCGTCGGCCGGCAGCCGGCCCGCGCGGCGGCTCTTCAGCAGCCCCTCGCCGATCTGCACCAGCTTCTGCGACCCGAGCCGGCACGGCACGCACTTCCCGCACGACTCGTTTCGGTAGAACTGCGTGTAGTTCACCGCCTGGTCGAGCACGTCCACGTCGCCCGCGTACACTGTGATGGCGGCGCCGAGCATCGCTTCCACGGGGAGCCGCAGCGCGCCGTTCAGGTGCCGGAAAAAGTTCAGGTCAAGGGGGATCTTGAGCACGTCGAGTTCGGTCGCGCCGAGCGGCAGGTGCGTGTTGAGGAACCACTCCATGAAGTCCGCGTCTTGCGCCGAGCGGTCGCGGATGCGGGCGACCGCGTCCGCCCGCTTCTTGGCGTCGAACTTGGGATCGACCGGCAGCTTCGCCGGGACCAGCCCGCCGGACGGGCCGGACGCGGCCACCGCCCGCAGCGGGCCGGTGATCCCGCCGCAATACTTGTCCCCGTTGAACAGCTCGCCGAGGGTGAGGCCGATCGCGACCTCGTACACCCCGGGGCGCGCCACGTCGCCGCTGACCGAGAACAGCCGCCGCCCGCCGAACTTGATCTTCGGGTCGGTCGCCAGCCGCCACCCGCCCATCTCGTACTTGTCGCCGCCGAACAGGATGATCCCCGGCGCCCAGGCCAGCGTCTCGACGTTGTTCACCACCGTCGGCTTGTCGCGGAACCCGTTGGCCGACAGCTCCGGCGGCCGGTTCCGCGGTTGCCCGCGGCGGTCCTCCATTGCCTCGATCAGGGCCGACTGCTCGCCGCAAATGTACCCCCCCGGGCTCTCGAACACCTCGACCGGGAAGTTGCGTCCCGACCCGAAGATGTTCGGGCCGCACGCGCCGAGCTCTTGCGCGCGTTTGATCTCTTCTTTTAGGGCGTGGATCTGCTCGAAGTACTCGTGGCGGACGTAGATGTGCCCGCTGGTGGCGCCGGTCATGAGCCCGGCGAGGATGACCCCCTCCACCACGAGGTGCGGCATCCGCAGGAGGATCTCGCGGTCCTTGAAGGTGCCGGGTTCGCTCTCGTCGCCGTTGCAGACGATGTACTTCTCGTTGCCCGGCTGTTGCCACACGTCGAGCCACTTCTGGTACGCCGGCGCGCCGGCCCCGCCCATCCCGAGCAGGTTCGCCGTCTTGAGCTCCCACAGCAGCGGGTGGAACCGCTGGACGTAGGTCTCAAGGTCCTTGCCGCCCAGCTCGCGCGGGGGCGGCACGAGCGGCCGGATGAGCCGAGCCAGGTAGTCCGTGAACCGCTTGACGGCGCGGTAGTCGCGGGGCCAGCCCTGGCGCCCGTAGATGTCCAGCGACCAGCCCGCCGTGCGCGGCGCCGGGTGCTCCGGGTCGGCGATCACGCCCTTGGGTATCGCGTAACCGCGGTTGGTGTTGGTGTGCGGCTCGTAAGTCGCGTCGGTGTCCGGCTCGGGCGGGTCGCGGTCCGCGGCGAGGTCCCGCAGCACCCCTTCGAGGAACTCGCCGTCGCGCCCGGCGTAGACCCAGGCGTGAACGTGTTCGGGCATGGGCCGCTTCTCGACCCACACCGCCGGGGCGCGGTCGCACCGGCCCAGGCACGAAACGCCCTCGACGCACACACTCTTGCCGGTCGCCTCGGACAATTCGGCCGCGAGCACCGGCAGCCCGGTGCGCTCGTCCAGCAGCGCCGCGGCCCCGCGGTGGTGGCAGGTCAGGTCGCGGCACACCCGCATCTCGATCTCGGGCGGGTTGGTGCGTTCGAGCTTGAACGCGGGGAAAAAGCTGCTGACCTCCTCAATGCGGTACAGCGGCACGTTGATCTCGTGCGCGAGCGCCCGCAGCTCCTTATCGGGGAGGAAGCCGAACCGGTTTTGGATGTCGCGGAGCCGCTGAACGATCATCGCTGACCCTTGAGAGGTCGTAGGACGGAGGTCTGGGACAGAGGACGCCGGTCAGGAGCCAGAACGCACAGGTGTTTTCTTTGGCTACTGTTTTCTGTCGTCTGCCCTGTGCCCTCGGGTCTCATTCTTGCTTGGTGCTGCCCGTGAGCCACTGCTTGAGCGACAGCGGCGTTCCGCTTTCGCGGGCGGCGGCCCCACGCCCCTGGAGCGGGTTGTCGCCGTTGTGGTACCGGTGGCAGTCGGTGCAGTTGTGCCGGGCGCCGCCGCCCGCCACGTCGGTGCCGTCGGGCAGCTTGACGACAGTGCCGACCGGCGCGTGACAGGCCCGGCACGTGTTCAGCCCGAGGATCTGGACCGGCTCCGGTTTGTTCGCCTCGACCGGCGACACGTATGCGGCTGCGGTGCCGGGGTGGCACGTCGCGCAGGTGGCCCCGCGGTGTGATGCGTGGTTGAACGTCGCGTGCCGGAGCCAGACGGTGCGGTCCGGTACCGCCGCGATTTTCGTCCTCGCGCCGCCAGCGCCTGCGGTCACCGTGTGGCACTTCGCGCAGCTCCCGCGGCTGCCGAACAGGTTAGCCTCCGCGTCCGCGGTGAGGCGTTCGGCGGTGTGGCCCAGCGTCGGCGGGGCGAGCGGTTGTTGCGGGTCCAGTTTCCCGCCCAGTTCCGGCGGGCGGGCGAGTGCGGGGTGGCCGCCGTCGCTCAGCCCCTTCAGGTAGCCCGCCTTGAGTTCGGCCGCGAGGTCCGCGGGCTGCTTGCGGTGCGCCAGCTCGAACCGCGGCACGGCGAACTTCTTGCCCCCTGACTCGGCGACGGCCTCGGGGGCGGCTAGCGGGTGGCACGACCGGCAGTGCGCCTCGAAGTTGACCGGCAGGAAGTACGCACCTTCCGCGCGCGGCGGGAACAGCGCGTCCGCCGGGGCGCCCTTCGTCAACGTCGCCTTCACCTTGTCCAGTTCCGGGGAGCCGGCGCCGGCGTCGAGCGCGTGGCACGACGCGCACGCGAGCTGAACCTTCGCGCTGTCGGGTTGGCCGGGGGCGAAGCGGGCGACGGCCGCGGCACCGCCCAGCTCACGGAGCCGGGCGACGGTCATCGCTTCCTTCCCGTCCGCGCTGTACGCCTGCCCCGGACTCATGTGGACCGCGTGGCTGAACGTGAGTGTCCGCGGGCTCTTGGTGATGTCAAGCGACCGAAACTCCGGGTGGTCGGTCACGAAGTTGGTCACCTTGTTCGCGTAAGGCGGCTCGCCGCGGGCCGCGGTGAGCGACCGGTCCGCATCGTGGTACCGGTTGAGTTCGGCGTGGCACCAGTTGCAGTCCTTGTCGGCAAGCCGGACCAGCGAGTTGAGCCGCCCGTTATGGTCGTGGTGGCAGTTCGAGCACCGGTCGTGGAACGCCTGCGCCTCCTTATTGGAGGAGGCGTGGTGCGGCGGCCCCGCGTGGCACTTCTCGCAGGTGAGATCGTGCCACCGGTCCCGCGCCCGGAAGGCGTCGAGCGGATTCAGACTCACCTTATGCGCCTTGTGGCACGCCTCGCAGTTGTTGTCGAACGCCGCGTGGACGTCGGCGAGTTGGCCGTGCGAGTGGGCGTACTGGACCCGCTGGGCCGGTTTGGCCACATCGACCGCCGCCCAGACGCCGGCCCCGATGAGGGCAATGGCGGTGAGGGCGCGGCGGGCGCGGCGGAACACGTCGGGGCTGCGGAAGTACCCGCGCCGCCCGATGTACCGGTCCGACAGGTCGCGACTAGGGGAGCGGGGCATCTCTTAACCCGACGGTTGGTGCTCGGTGTCTCGTACCTGGTGCCTGCCATACGTTCGACGCGGGTGACCACGCACCGGTGCAGAACGTGTGGCCCGCCGAATGCAGTATGCAACACAACTTACCAGTACTTCAGCGCCCGGACCGCGTGGAGGACCATGAGCGAGAACATGGCCCACGACAGCGGGATGTGAACCAGGAGCCAGCCGTGCAGCCACGCGTGCAGGGTCCGCTGGTCGTCCCAGCGGCGGCGCAGGTCGGCGAGCCCCTGGAGCTTGTCGAGCGCGCCGCGGGCGTCCGGCGGGACCGCCTCCCGGAGCCGGGCGAACCGGCGCTCGGCCTCGGCGCGGGCGGTCAGGGGCGACCGCGACTGCCGCCCTTGTTCCAGATAAGGGAGCAGCACCTCGTCGCGGAACGCCTCGAGTTCGCCGGCCAGCGGTCCGCTGATGACCGGCTCGTCGGATTCGGACTCCGGGGGCACCGTGGTGAGCGCGGTGATGAGCTGCCGGGCCTCGTCGGCCTGGTACTCGCCGAGCCGGTCGATTTGCGACGCGATCGACTCGCCCGGGATGTCTGCGAGCATCTTTTGGGGGAGCCACTGCTGCATCACCAGGCCCCAAACGCCGCTCGCGATGACCGCAAGGAACAGCGCCATCGTGGCCGCCGGGAGCGGGCCGCCGAACCCGAACCCGCCGTGGATCAGAATCACCGGCAGGCACAGGAGCCCGAGCCAGATGTGCAACCGCATCCAGGTGCGGGTGCGGCCGAGCCGGTGCCCGCGCAGCATTTTGCGGAACACCAGGGCCATTTCGAACGCGATGATGATCCCGCCCGCGACCCCGCACAGCACCCCGAACCCGCTGCTGGGCTGCGGGGGCCAGTCCCACAGCCCGAGGAGCCCGCCGACCCAGGCGACGGCCGTGACGGCAACCGTGATCCCGACGGTGGCACCGATGATGGTGAACACCCGGCGCGGAACGGTCTTGGTCTTACCGAGAAGCACTCGCGGCTCCGATCATGACGCCGTATTTCGTGTTACGGTGAGGATAGTACCCCTCGTGCGCGGGGCGGTCAACTATTTCGAACAGGAACTTCGGCCCCGGTGACACCGGGGCGTCACCCGCGGCCGGCGCGCGACCTTGTGAGGCGCATTCGTGATGGACGGCGCTTGCCGTCCGGCCCGGAAATGTTGAACATGGGGGACGCACCGGCGGGCGCGTCCCGTGGCTCGCGTTTTGAACACCCGCTCAACTATTATCGGCTGACAATGAATCTCAGCGCGCGTACAGTTCTCGTCACACTGGTGGCGGCCGCGGTCGGCCTCGCGGTCGCGGTCGGCGCGGCCCGGGCCGTCAAACCCGACACCGTGACGGTTCCGAAGTACGAGCCGGTCCACCCGACTTCCGACGCGCCAACCGAGCGCCGGCCGGTCGGCGCGGTCGGGTGCATGGCCGCCGCGTGTCACGGCGCGCCCGCCGGTGAACTGCTCAACGGCCGGAGCGGCCCCGACACATGGGCCGCTTCGGGGAGCTGCTGGGCCGCAGCCGATCCGCACACGGCGGCCTACAGCCTGCTGACCGACCGCCCGCGGCGTAGCGTGGTGGTGACCGCGGCCCGGATCATGGCGAAGTACCGACCGGGGGTGAAGGCGACCGACGACGCCCGGTGCCTGGCGTGTCACACCAACCCGACGCTCGCGGAACTCCCCGCGACGACTGAAGTGGTTGCGCTCCGCGAGCAGGGGGTGAGCTGTGAGGCGTGCCACGGTAACGCGGGACAGTGGATTCAACCGCACACCGGGTGGACCGGCGACCGGGCGCAGGTGTACCGCGAGACCGGATTAAAACCGCTGTACGACATGGGCGAACGGGCGGTGACCTGCGCTGGGTGCCACGTCGGGGCGCCGGCCGACGGCTCCAACCCGGTGCGCGACATGAACCACGACATGATCGCGGCCGGGCACCCGCGGCTGAACTTCGACTTCGCCGAGTACCAGCGCCGGCTCCCGAAACACTGGCACGAGAAGGAACGAACGAGCGGCGCGGCCAAACTGAACGAGTCGCAGGTGTGGTACGTCGGGCGGTTGGCCCACGCGGAGACCGCGTGCCGGCTCCTGGGGAGCCGGGCGCAGCGGACCGAGGCGAACGACGCCCGGACGGTCTGGCCCGAGTTCGCCGAGTTCAACTGTGCCGCTTGCCACCACAACTTGCGCGCTCCCGAGGAGGACGGCGGGCACTGGCGCAAGAGCGCGGAATACCTCGACGGCCGCCCGATCGGTTCGACCCCGTGGCAAACGATCTGGCCCGTGACGCACGCGCCAGGACTGCCGCAGCCGCGCCGGGCGACCTCTGAAGTCGCGGCGCTGGTGCGGCTGATGGAGGGGGAGACCGGGCAGACGTGGCCCGACGGCCGGCCCAAGGTGCTCCGCTTCGCGAAGGCCCCGGATGCGAAGGGGCTGGCTCTCGCCACCGCCGATGCGCTCGCGGCGGCCCGGCGCGAGGCGGCGGCGGGTACGAAGGGGCCGCCGCCCGGGCTGTTCCCGGCGGGCGCGCCGCTTGTGCCCGAGTGGGACAGCGCGGAACAACTGTTCTTCGGGCTCGCGGCGCGGGAATACGCCCGGGGCGCGCCCGCCGCCGGGACCGTGCAGAAGTACCGGACCGGCGTGGACGCGTTTCGCGCCCGAGACTGGCTGAAGGTCAAGGACGTGTTCACCGGGCTGCGCTAGGAGCGCGGCCCGCGAAGGATTCCCCGCACGGATGCGACGGAAGCGAACCGCGAGTGTGATCGTGCGCGCCGTTCCCCTTGTTGCGATGGCCCTCGCCGCTGGCGTCGTCGCCGGTGGCCTGAACGCGGTTCATTCCTCTCATCCCCCGACCCGCTCCCCTCAACTCGCGTCGGCGGTGGGTGCGGCGGGCGACAAGCCTTACGGGGTCGGGGCGGCGCCGTTCGCGCACCGGCCGAGCACCTCGTGCGCCGCGTCCGCCTGCCACGGCGGCGGCGCGATCGGCAAGGCGGGCAGCGAACACTCGACCTGGACCCGCGAGGCCGCGCCGTCCGCGACCGGCGACCCGCACGCGAAGGCGTACAGCGTTCTGTTCAACCCGGTCTCGGTGCGGATGGGACAGTTGCTCGGGTTCGACGGCAAAAAGGAGCCGCTGCCCCACGAGAACACCAGGTGCCTCGTGTGCCACTCCGTGGCCGAGGGCGCGGGCGGCGGAGACGATCGCGAGCAGTTCCTGGCGGAGGGCGTGGGGTGCGGCGGGTGCCACGGGCCGGCGGACAAGTGGATCGCCGAGCACACGCTCCCGTCGTGGAAGGCCCGTTCTAACGAGTCCAAGTGGAAAGACTTCGGGTTCGTGCCCACGAAGAACCTCGTGGCGCGGACGCTGAACTGCGCGAGCTGTCACGTCGGCGACGGCACGCGCGACATGAACCACGACTTCATTGCGGCCGGGCACCCCAGACTGGCGTTCGAGCCGGCCCGCTTCCACGCCCAGCCCGACTACCGCAAGCACTGGACGGAGAAGGCCCCGGCCCGCGATTTCGAGGTTCGCGTGTGGGTGGTCGGTCAGGCCGCGACCCTTCGCGCGGCTGTGAATCTGCTTTACGAGCGGGCGCGGAAGGCCGAGACGCCGAACGTCTCGCACCCGTGGCCGGAGTTCAGCGGCTACAGTTGCTTCTCGTGCCATCAGACGATTGGGGGCGATGCGCTGCGGGGCGAACGGAGCGCAACCGCCCGCCCCGTCGGCAACCCGCCCTGGGAGGTGTGGGCGAACGCCGGCGCGGGTGTCGCGGCCGAAACTTGCGGCACGGCGTTTCCCGGGGTAAGCTCGCCACAGTTGTTGAAAGTGCAAGAGCTTCGCAAACTGATGGGGGCGAAGCGGGAGCCGAACCCGGCCGAGGTCGCGCGACTGGCGCTCGCCGCCCGGGACGAACTCGACCAGTGGCTGGCGCAGCTCCAGGCCGCCGAAGATCGGGAGCTTGTGCCCGTCCCCGAAGGGACGCCGCGCCGGATCGCGCACCTGCTCACCTCGCGGGCGCTGAACGGGGACAAGCTCGCGGACCACGACTGGGACGCGCTGGCGTCGACGTACCTGGGCGCCGCGTCGATGTGGACCGCGACCGGCGGTCGGGGCGGGCGCGAGGCGCTCTGGGGTGAGCCCCTGGCGCGGGTGTACGGCGCCCTGAAGTTCCCCCCCGGCTCGAACGGGCCGGTCAAGTTCGGCAAGCCGGAACTGGACACCATCTACAAGCAGCTCGAACTGCTGCGCGACACGACGGGCACACCGGAGGGGAAGTGATGACGACGGGACACGCGGGGCGGACCGCCCGCGCCGCCGGACTTGCGGCGGTGTTCGCGGGCCTCGCGCTCGGGCTGGCGGTCGCCGTCAGCCCGCCGCGGGCCGCTGTCGCCGCGCAGGATGACAAGAAGGAGCCGCCGCGCCCCACCGAGGCCCAGAAGAAGGACCACGCCCTGCTCGGCGCGTCCCAGTGCAAGAAGTGCCACTCGGTCGCCGACCGGAAGGCGGCGGGCCTTGAGGAGTACGAGGAGACGAAGGCCTACGACTTCATCCGGCTCTCGGAGAACATCGTGTGGAGCGCGCACGACCTGCACTCCACCGCCTACCGGAGCCTGCTGACCGAAGAGACCGCAAAGGGGTCCAAGTTCACCCCCAACAAGACGGCCGAGCGGATGGAGCAGAAGCTCCGCAAATACAAGGGCGACAGCTACCGGGTGGCGACCGACACCGCGTGCCTCGCGTGCCACGCGAGCGTGCGCCAGCCGGTCGACAAGGTCCCACCGGACGCGTGGAAGGCCGGCAAGCTGACCGCGGGGAACCTCGCGGGCGGCTCGTTCACCAGCCTCGAAGGGGTGGGCTGCGAGATGTGCCACGGCCACGGGACGATGTATCAGACGGTCCACCAGGCGTCGCGCGAGGGCGACACCAACCCCGGGGCGCTGAAGGTGGTCGACTGGCGGCTGTTCCCGACGGCGGTGAAGACGGAGTGGGGCCTTAACAACCTTCGCGACCCGGCCGTCGCGGCCCAGACGTGCGCGTCGTGCCACATCGGCAACAAGGCCGAGGGGCGGTTCGTGACCCACGACATGTTCGCGGCCGGGCACCCGCCGCTGCCGCCGCTGGACCTGATGGCCTACACCCGCGAGCAGCCGCGGCACTGGGGGTTCGCGGGCGACATGCCGTTCATCACCAAGATGGCCGAGAACAAGGCGACCGCGGACAAGGCGTTCGCACTGTACCGCTACCGCGCGGGCGAGTCCCTCGTGGCCCGGCGGTTCGCGGAATCGGCCCTCGCGGTGCTGGGCGCCACCGCCGGCCTCGGCGCGCAGCTCGCCGACGACGCGAAGGCCAAGGGCGACGGGCTCGACTTCTCGGCGTTCGACTGCTACTCGTGCCACCACAACCTGAAGTACCCGAGCGAGCGGCAGGATCGCGGCTACGTCGGGCGCCCGGGGCGGCCGCTGTACCGTCCGGCGGCGTTCGCGCTCGCCCGGCTCGTGCTCGACCACGCCGGCGGGATGACGGGCGGTGAGTCCCTCAAGGGGGCCGCGAACGAACTCGACAAGCTGGAACTGGAACTGGCCGACGCGTTCACCGTGAAGACCTACGGCGACGCCGACAAGGTGAAGGCCGCGACCGCGAAACTCGCGGCCTGGAGCGAGGGCGTCCGAAAGAAACTCGAGCCGGTGCGGTACACGCCCGAGGAGGTCGCCAAGCTGTTCACCAAGCTGACCGCGGTCGCGAGCGACGCGAAGAAGCCGGTCGGTGACCCGGAGGTCGCCCAACTGTACCTGTGGGCGGCCGAGACGCTGTACCTGGACCTCCAGCCCAAGGAACTGACGGATAAGGCGGTCGAGCCAAAGGCCCTCAAGGCGATGCGCGACGGGATCGCGGCGTCGGTCGTGACCCGGCTGCGCCCGGACACCGACTTCTACTATGAACAGCGCTTCGTCGAGGGGAAATCGAGTCCGATCGAGAAACCGACGACCAACGACTCGGTCGAGCGCCGGCTCGAAAAGCGGATGGACATCTTCAACGCCTTCCGCGGCGATCCGTTCCGCATGGCGGTCGAGGGGCTGAAGCTCCCGAAATAGTTCTTTGCCTCGGCGACCGCAAAACGGGTTCCCTTGAGTGGGAACCCGTTTTGCGTTATGTGCGTAGCCGGCGCGGAGTGCTCCGCTCGCGCCACTTACCGGGAAGAACCCGGCGGGCGAGGCACGCAGATGCGGATCGGTTCAGAGCGAACGGCCCGACGGCTCGATCGGGTTGCCGTAATTGGTCTTGTGGGCTGGCTTTTGTTCGATCTGACCGCACGCACGGTGTTCGGGTCGGTGCCCTGGCCGCAGTCTGTCGTCGATTACCGCATCATCTACGACGGCAGCCGACACGTCGTCGAAACGCACACCTACCCGACCGATAACCCGTACCCGTACCCGCCGCCTGCGGTCGCGCTCCACGCCGCCAGCGCGGTGTTCCCGTTCCGGGTGTCGGTGGCGCTGTGGCTGGCGCTGACCGGCGTGGCCGCCGCCGCCGTTTACTTCGCCCTCGCCCGCACGCTCGGGTTGCTCGTGCGTCCGGGACAACTCATCCTCCTACCGCTCGCGCACGTCGTGGCTGCGTACTACTTCCAGTGGGACATGCGGTCGGTGAACAGCAACCTCATCGTTCTGGCCGCACTCGTGTTCGGCTGCGCCGCGCTGGCACGGGCGCGCGACGGTGCGGCGGGGTTCTGGTTCGCACTGTCTGTTGCGCTGAAACTGCTTCCGGTGCTGGTGCTGCCGTACCTCGCGTGGACCCGGCGGTGGCGCGCGTTCGCCTGGGCCGTCGCGTTCTCGCTGGTGTTTTGGTGCGCGGTCCCCGTGGCGGCGTTCGGAGTCACGGGCGCGGGGCCGGTTTACGAGGGGTGGGCGGCTGAGATCACGCGCGCGACGGACGCGCAGACCAAAAGCCATCACCCGATTTTGATCTCACTCGATAAGGCCGCGTTGCACCTGTGCGCGGGTGACGCGGCGCGAGCGAAGGCGCTTTCGCTCGCCGTGTGTGTGGTGTGGGGGCTCGTGGGCGTCTGCGGGGCCGCGTCGTGCTGGGGGAACCGCGAACGCGACGCACGCAGCATCCTGACGCACGTGTCGCTGCTGGTACTCGGTCCGGTCGCGGTCAACCCGTACCTGGAAGCATACCACCTCGTGCCGCTGGTGGTGCCGGCACTGGTGCTTTTGGTTGTGGGCGCCGACCCGACGTGTGGCCGGTTCGTGCGGGGCTTCGCGCTCGCGGCGTTCGCGCTCGCGGTCCTCATTCTGAAGGTGTCCAGCCCGTGGCCCCTGCGCGGTTTGTTGGTGAACGCGCAGGCGCTCGTGTTGTGTGGTGCCGCGGTCGGAGTGGTGTACGGGCGTGCGAAATGGCGGATGCGGGACACGAGTGCAGGGCGGGTGGAAGAGGTGCGAGGGAACCGACTCACCGGTCTGGCCCGGCGCCTCGCGTTACACCCGAAGAGCTGATTGTGAGCACACTTCGACCGCGGGACAGGTCTGGGCGAACCGGGCGCGAGCGGCCCGTCAAAACATTCGTTACCGGGGCGTAACCGTTTTGTGGGTCAGGTCCGGTTCTCGTGGCTCTTTTCGTAGGCGTCCACTTTCTCGCGGCGGCGGGTGTGGCGCCCGCCCTCGAAGTCGGTCAGCAGCCACGCCCGGATGATGCGCTCGATTTGGTCTTCCCCGAGCAAGTCCGCCGCCAGACACAGGATGTTCGAGTCGTTGTGTCGGCGGCTCAGCTCGGCGTCGATGACATCGCGGCTGTTGACGGCCCGGATGCCGTGGACCTTGTTCGCCGCGATGCACATCCCGTGACCGGTCGCGCAGATGAGGACGCCGCGGTCGGCTTTACCGGCGGCTACCTCTTCGGCCACCGGGATCGCGTAGTCGGGGTAGTCCACGCCGGCCGGTCCGCTGGCGCCGAGGTCGTGCACCTCGTGCCCCAGTTCGGCCAGCAACCCGAGGACGCGCGGCCGCACGCACAGCCCGCGGTGGTCGTTGCCCACGGCAACCTTCATGACGCTACCCATTCGGGAAGGATCCGCTCCAGGTGCCGGACGACGACCCGGGCACACTCCCGGTACACGTCGAGACTCGCCCCGATCGGATCGTCCAAGTCTTCGTCGCCGCACAGCAACCGGGCGCCCGGGCCGGCCCCAGGGTATCGCGTCGCGAGGGCGTGCAGGTGGCCGTGCGTCATCGCGATGACGTCGTCGGCGGCGGCCAGCAGTTGCGGGTTCAGCGGGCGGCTCGCGTGCCGACCCAGGTCCGCACCGAACTCGGCCGCAACCGCGAGCGACTCCTCCGACGCCGGGCCGCCGCCGTAGGCCGCGACGCCGGCCGACAGCACCCAGAAACCGCGGGCCGGGAGTTCGTCGGTGGCGCACCGGAGCCGGTCGGCGAGGAGCTTCTTCGCGAGGCCCTCCGCCAGCGGGCTGCGGCACGTGTTGCCGGTACACACGAACAGAACGATCCGCGCCGCGAGCCGGTCGATTTCCTCCTTGGGGAACGCGCCGGGCTCAACGACAGCGTATCCCGCGTCGGAACAACGGACGACCGTTGGCTTCGGACCGCCACGCAGGCCGGCGTTGATGGACAGTGCGACCTCGGTGCCCGCGCGTGTGACGGCGTCGGCCGCCGATTCGGCCCCCGTGTCCGCGATCAGCACCGGCCCCAGATCGGCCAGCGCCGGAACGACGAGATCGAACAGCGGGTGTTCGGGGAACCGGAACCGCACGAAGCCG belongs to Gemmata obscuriglobus and includes:
- a CDS encoding NAD(P)H-dependent oxidoreductase subunit E; protein product: MIVQRLRDIQNRFGFLPDKELRALAHEINVPLYRIEEVSSFFPAFKLERTNPPEIEMRVCRDLTCHHRGAAALLDERTGLPVLAAELSEATGKSVCVEGVSCLGRCDRAPAVWVEKRPMPEHVHAWVYAGRDGEFLEGVLRDLAADRDPPEPDTDATYEPHTNTNRGYAIPKGVIADPEHPAPRTAGWSLDIYGRQGWPRDYRAVKRFTDYLARLIRPLVPPPRELGGKDLETYVQRFHPLLWELKTANLLGMGGAGAPAYQKWLDVWQQPGNEKYIVCNGDESEPGTFKDREILLRMPHLVVEGVILAGLMTGATSGHIYVRHEYFEQIHALKEEIKRAQELGACGPNIFGSGRNFPVEVFESPGGYICGEQSALIEAMEDRRGQPRNRPPELSANGFRDKPTVVNNVETLAWAPGIILFGGDKYEMGGWRLATDPKIKFGGRRLFSVSGDVARPGVYEVAIGLTLGELFNGDKYCGGITGPLRAVAASGPSGGLVPAKLPVDPKFDAKKRADAVARIRDRSAQDADFMEWFLNTHLPLGATELDVLKIPLDLNFFRHLNGALRLPVEAMLGAAITVYAGDVDVLDQAVNYTQFYRNESCGKCVPCRLGSQKLVQIGEGLLKSRRAGRLPADDLAAIKKDVKEITKTLQLTSICGLGYVAPIPLATALEYFVDDAPKANGRKPAE
- a CDS encoding multiheme c-type cytochrome, whose amino-acid sequence is MGDAPAGASRGSRFEHPLNYYRLTMNLSARTVLVTLVAAAVGLAVAVGAARAVKPDTVTVPKYEPVHPTSDAPTERRPVGAVGCMAAACHGAPAGELLNGRSGPDTWAASGSCWAAADPHTAAYSLLTDRPRRSVVVTAARIMAKYRPGVKATDDARCLACHTNPTLAELPATTEVVALREQGVSCEACHGNAGQWIQPHTGWTGDRAQVYRETGLKPLYDMGERAVTCAGCHVGAPADGSNPVRDMNHDMIAAGHPRLNFDFAEYQRRLPKHWHEKERTSGAAKLNESQVWYVGRLAHAETACRLLGSRAQRTEANDARTVWPEFAEFNCAACHHNLRAPEEDGGHWRKSAEYLDGRPIGSTPWQTIWPVTHAPGLPQPRRATSEVAALVRLMEGETGQTWPDGRPKVLRFAKAPDAKGLALATADALAAARREAAAGTKGPPPGLFPAGAPLVPEWDSAEQLFFGLAAREYARGAPAAGTVQKYRTGVDAFRARDWLKVKDVFTGLR
- a CDS encoding cytochrome c3 family protein — encoded protein: MPRSPSRDLSDRYIGRRGYFRSPDVFRRARRALTAIALIGAGVWAAVDVAKPAQRVQYAHSHGQLADVHAAFDNNCEACHKAHKVSLNPLDAFRARDRWHDLTCEKCHAGPPHHASSNKEAQAFHDRCSNCHHDHNGRLNSLVRLADKDCNWCHAELNRYHDADRSLTAARGEPPYANKVTNFVTDHPEFRSLDITKSPRTLTFSHAVHMSPGQAYSADGKEAMTVARLRELGGAAAVARFAPGQPDSAKVQLACASCHALDAGAGSPELDKVKATLTKGAPADALFPPRAEGAYFLPVNFEAHCRSCHPLAAPEAVAESGGKKFAVPRFELAHRKQPADLAAELKAGYLKGLSDGGHPALARPPELGGKLDPQQPLAPPTLGHTAERLTADAEANLFGSRGSCAKCHTVTAGAGGARTKIAAVPDRTVWLRHATFNHASHRGATCATCHPGTAAAYVSPVEANKPEPVQILGLNTCRACHAPVGTVVKLPDGTDVAGGGARHNCTDCHRYHNGDNPLQGRGAAARESGTPLSLKQWLTGSTKQE
- a CDS encoding multiheme c-type cytochrome; protein product: MRAVPLVAMALAAGVVAGGLNAVHSSHPPTRSPQLASAVGAAGDKPYGVGAAPFAHRPSTSCAASACHGGGAIGKAGSEHSTWTREAAPSATGDPHAKAYSVLFNPVSVRMGQLLGFDGKKEPLPHENTRCLVCHSVAEGAGGGDDREQFLAEGVGCGGCHGPADKWIAEHTLPSWKARSNESKWKDFGFVPTKNLVARTLNCASCHVGDGTRDMNHDFIAAGHPRLAFEPARFHAQPDYRKHWTEKAPARDFEVRVWVVGQAATLRAAVNLLYERARKAETPNVSHPWPEFSGYSCFSCHQTIGGDALRGERSATARPVGNPPWEVWANAGAGVAAETCGTAFPGVSSPQLLKVQELRKLMGAKREPNPAEVARLALAARDELDQWLAQLQAAEDRELVPVPEGTPRRIAHLLTSRALNGDKLADHDWDALASTYLGAASMWTATGGRGGREALWGEPLARVYGALKFPPGSNGPVKFGKPELDTIYKQLELLRDTTGTPEGK